A window of Cohnella herbarum contains these coding sequences:
- a CDS encoding carbohydrate ABC transporter permease, producing the protein MGTIKLARGTPWTDRLFDIFVYVFILFVTVITLYPFLNVLAISLNDSIDSVRGGITIYPRQFTLKNYETIFAFSGLMTGLKISILRTVIGTLLGLISASMLAFTLSRVDFQGRKFVSTFLALTMYVSGGLIPFYILIKDLHMMGTFAVYVLPGLVSAFNVFVIRSFIDGIPYALQESAKLDGANDFTIYWRVILPLTKPALATIALFIAVGQWNSWIDTYLYNGSKDHLTTLQYELMKVIQSTTTNVDSFRGKNLTEMIAQVSPESIKMAITIVVTVPILVVYPFLQKYFVKGMTLGAVKS; encoded by the coding sequence ATGGGAACGATCAAATTAGCCAGAGGCACGCCATGGACGGATCGCCTTTTCGATATTTTCGTGTACGTCTTCATTCTCTTCGTTACCGTCATTACCTTATATCCGTTTCTGAACGTACTCGCCATCTCGCTTAACGATTCAATCGATAGCGTTCGCGGAGGGATTACGATCTATCCTCGGCAATTTACATTAAAGAATTACGAGACGATATTTGCTTTTTCGGGCTTGATGACCGGCTTGAAAATATCCATTCTGCGCACGGTAATCGGAACTCTTCTCGGATTGATAAGCGCTTCGATGCTCGCTTTTACTTTAAGCAGGGTAGATTTTCAGGGGCGGAAATTCGTGTCCACGTTTCTCGCTCTTACGATGTACGTTTCCGGGGGATTAATCCCGTTCTACATTTTGATTAAAGATCTCCACATGATGGGGACGTTCGCCGTATATGTGCTTCCGGGACTTGTTAGCGCGTTTAATGTGTTCGTCATTCGTTCATTCATCGACGGAATTCCTTACGCATTGCAGGAATCGGCCAAGCTGGACGGCGCGAACGATTTCACGATTTATTGGCGAGTGATCCTGCCTCTCACCAAGCCGGCGCTTGCTACGATAGCCCTCTTCATTGCGGTTGGGCAGTGGAACTCTTGGATCGACACTTATTTGTATAACGGCTCCAAAGATCATCTGACTACGCTGCAATACGAGTTGATGAAAGTCATTCAAAGCACGACAACCAACGTCGATAGCTTCCGAGGCAAGAACTTGACCGAGATGATAGCCCAGGTATCTCCGGAGTCCATCAAGATGGCCATTACCATCGTCGTCACGGTTCCCATCCTCGTCGTCTATCCTTTCCTTCAGAAGTATTTCGTTAAAGGAATGACGTTAGGCGCAGTTAAGAGCTAA